In Montipora foliosa isolate CH-2021 chromosome 13, ASM3666993v2, whole genome shotgun sequence, one DNA window encodes the following:
- the LOC137981653 gene encoding uncharacterized protein has product MASLEELKLAVSGFPLFVNSILINYLRYRCDNFAAGCIAHSLPAWRELTSDNEILSTVMGLKIDFETIPRHQFLPNCTRSLNETSIIDAEINKLLSKRVIEPTWHCHNEIISDVFVREKKDGSHRMILNLKKLNLHAHKIHFKMDTLNTILKLVERDCFMASIGLKDAYYSVPIASSHRKYLKFSWKGHLYQFTCLPNGLSCGPRKFTKLLKPALSDLHLRGHISSGYIDDLYLQGKTYEDCVHNVIDTVTKVDSLGLIVHPDKSVFIPSQQLVILGFVLNSVTMTVTLTGEKALTLQTACQTLLNTALPTIREVACVLGKIVSSFPGVMYGPLHYRHTEQDKICALRDNQWNFDKRTSLSLRARSELQWWVVNVMTATNVMTRDAPTFTLTRDASNEGWGAVYNNQSTGGLWSSQEKSHHINYLELLAVFLGLQAFCASHRDMHISLKIDNTSAVACHNLPSQEDSGGQSRGSMHVAELANTAVVSKSNANDPKTASQAKGMQNTTVPAKSTGTGTSPSQEIRSPNMPLIRKKLNNKNLSSTAEEIIMASWRSGTGKQYHSYLERWEKFCSQNAIVENEASVENGIEFLASLYKDGLGYSAINTARSALSSALTIPGNVTFGNHPLVARFLKGVFELRPSLPKYNHIWDVSVVLRHLKTLQPICNLDLKALTLKLTMLLCLLTGRRCQTLSKLDTTLMQKLPGKYVFTIGKKLKTTKPGRHIDPIELTAFEPDINLCVVTHLDQYLIQTEKLRGSTSQLLISYVKTHKAVSNTTIGKWCKAALKDAGIDVTEFTSHSGRSASTSYASQTSLTLKEILKAGGWSNAQTFAKHYQKPIIKNFGSSLLEHFHCNTH; this is encoded by the exons ATGGCCTCCCTCGAAGAATTGAAACTGGCGGTAAGTGGATTTCCGCTCTTTGTTAACTCAATTTTGATAAATTATCTGCGATATCGTTGTGATAACTTTGCGGCCGGCTGCATCGCACATTCCTTACCGGCCTGGCGTGAGCTTACATCAGATAATGAAATTCTTTCCACTGTAATGGGActgaaaattgattttgaaACAATTCCCCGCCACCAATTTCTGCCCAACTGCACTAGGTCCTTAAATGAAACGTCCATTATAGACGCTGAGATCAATAAACTGTTATCAAAGCGTGTGATTGAGCCCACCTGGCATTGTCACAATGAAATTATCTCCGACGTATTTGTCAGGGAGAAAAAAGATGGAAGCCACAGAATGATCCTTAATCTTAAGAAACTGAACTTACACGCTCACAAAATCCATTTTAAGATGGATACTTTGAATACCATCTTAAAACTTGTAGAGAGAGATTGTTTTATGGCGTCCATTGGCCTCAAGGACGCATATTACTCTGTCCCAATAGCCTCTTCGCATAGGAAATACTTGAAGTTCTCTTGGAAAGGACACCTTTACCAGTTTACATGTTTGCCAAATGGCCTTTCTTGTGGGCCTAGAAAATTCACCAAACTTTTAAAACCAGCTTTATCTGACCTGCATTTACGGGGACATATATCTAGCGGTTACATTGACGACCTATACTTACAAGGGAAAACTTACGAGGATTGCGTTCACAACGTTATAGACACAGTCACAAAAGTTGACTCTCTTGGCCTGATAGTCCACCCAGACAAGTCTGTCTTTATTCCCTCCCAACAATTGGTTATTCTGGGATTTGTCCTTAATTCGGTCACTATGACCGTCACGCTAACTGGGGAAAAGGCCTTGACCCTCCAAACGGCGTGCCAAACGCTCTTAAACACCGCCCTTCCCACAATCAGAGAAGTGGCTTGTGTTCTAGGGAAGATAGTCTCCTCCTTTCCTGGGGTTATGTATGGGCCTTTGCACTATCGCCACACGGAACAGGACAAAATTTGTGCCTTGCGAGATAATCAATGGAATTTTGATAAGCGAACGTCATTATCCCTAAGGGCGAGATCCGAGCTCCAGTGGTGGGTAGTTAACGTGATGACAGCCACAAATGTCATGACCCGGGATGCGCCCACATTTACACTCACAAGAGATGCCTCTAACGAAGGCTGGGGAGCGGTTTACAACAACCAGTCAACAGGAGGCTTATGGTCCTCGCAGGAAAAGTCTCACCACATAAACTATCTTGAACTTTTAGCAGTTTTTCTGGGGCTCCAAGCTTTTTGTGCTTCGCACCGCGATATGCACATCAGCCTTAAGATAGATAACACTTCCGCGGTTGCG TGTCATAACCTCCCTTCTCAAGAAGATTCAGGAGGACAAAGCAGAGGGAGTATGCATGTTGCCGAACTGGCCAACACAGCCGTGGTTTCCAAAAGCAATGCGAATGACCCAAAGACCGCCAGTCAAGCTAAAGGCATGCAAAACACTACTGTCCCTGCCAAATCAACCGGAACAGGTACATCCCCTTCACAAGAAATTAGATCTCCTAATATGCCTCTTATCCGCAAAAAGCTGAACAATAAAAACCTGTCCTCAACCGCTGAGGAAATCATCATGGCCTCCTGGCGATCGGGAACGGGAAAACAATACCACTCTTATTTAGAACGCTGGGAGAAATTCTGCTCTCAGAACGCAATCGTGGAAAACGAAGCGAGTGTCGAAAACGGGATAGAATTTTTAGCATCCCTCTACAAGGATGGCTTGGGCTATAGCGCCATCAATACGGCACGGTCGGCATTGTCGTCGGCACTAACAATCCCAGGCAACGTCACCTTTGGAAATCACCCGCTCGTAGCTCGATTCCTCAAAGGGGTTTTTGAGTTGAGGCCATCCCTGCCAAAATACAACCACATTTGGGATGTCAGCGTTGTCCTAAGACACCTTAAAACGTTACAGCCTATATGTAATTTAGACCTTAAAGCCCTAACGCTCAAGTTGACGATGCTACTTTGTCTTCTTACTGGCCGGAGATGTCAAACCTTATCCAAATTGGACACAACACTGATGCAGAAATTACCCGGAAAGTATGTCTTTACTATTGGCaaaaaacttaaaacaactAAACCTGGTAGACACATTGATCCCATTGAACTGACAGCCTTTGAGCCCGATATCAACCTCTGTGTTGTCACACACCTTGATCAGTACCTCATCCAGACAGAAAAGCTTAGAGGTTCCACTTCCCAGCTACTCATCAGCTACGTCAAAACCCATAAAGCTGTGTCTAACACTACAATAGGCAAATGGTGCAAGGCTGCTCTCAAAGATGCAGGGATTGATGTCACTGAGTTCACCAGCCACAGTGGAAGATCTGCCTCCACTTCCTATGCCTCCCAAACCAGCCTTACACTGAAAGAAATCTTAAAAGCCGGCGGCTGGTCCAACGCTCAGACATTCGCTAAGCATTACCAGAAACCAATCATAAAGAACTTCGGCTCAAGCTTACTTGAGCATTTTCATTGCAACACACATTGA
- the LOC137981655 gene encoding uncharacterized protein, with translation MGYFFPQVNIPFERHEFRQAKQDESETADQFVIKLFQLSEHCEIGEAKEEHIRDQLIDKCKSHNLRKKLLEAGGTLTLQKAREIARSMEAAERQAKQIENDSRSEHEHTLEDHHHVSGRGKRGCCYRCGMEGHFARDPECKARSATCSKCRKIGHLAKCCRTKVENNTKRGDVHEISEDDFAFSVQSDIRDTPTIDIELGGIQLGGVLVDSGSTCNVIDRETWETLKRKNIKCRSWKSNRKLYSYGSEEPLNTAGEFEAELRQKMHSNFCCCRRESKANTRPSNF, from the coding sequence ATGGGCTACTTCTTTCCCCAAGTTAACATCCCTTTCGAACGACACGAATTCCGACAGGCCAAACAAGACGAGTCGGAAACGGCAGACCAATTCGTGATAAAATTATTCCAACTGTCTGAGCACTGTGAAATTGGAGAGGCCAAGGAAGAGCACATTCGCGACCAGCTAATCGACAAGTGTAAGTCTCACAATCTTCGCAAGAAATTACTAGAAGCAGGTGGAACGCTCACGCTACAGAAAGCACGAGAGATTGCAAGATCAATGGAAGCGGCGGAAAGGCAAGCAAAACAAATAGAGAATGATTCCAGGAGTGAACATGAGCATACATTGGAGGATCATCACCATGTCTCCGGAAGGGGAAAGAGAGGCTGTTGTTACCGATGTGGCATGGAGGGACACTTCGCTCGAGACCCAGAATGCAAAGCTAGATCAGCTACCTGCTCAAAATGTAGGAAGATTGGCCACTTGGCGAAATGCTGTAGGACCAAGGTTGAGAATAATACCAAGAGAGGAGATGTTCATGAAATCAGCGAGGACGACTTTGCATTTTCAGTTCAATCAGACATTAGAGACACACCAACCATAGACATTGAACTTGGAGGGATCCAGTTGGGGGGAGTACTCGTTGACTCTGGTTCCACTTGCAATGTCATTGACAGGGAGACATGGGAAAcgctgaaaaggaaaaacattaAATGCAGATCATGGAAGTCAAACCGGAAGTTGTACTCTTATGGCTCTGAGGAACCCCTCAATACTGCTGGTGAGTTCGAAGCAGAGTTAAGACAGAAAATGCACAGTAACTTTTGTTGTTGTAGAAGAGAAAGCAAGGCCAATACTCGGCCGtcaaacttctga
- the LOC137981656 gene encoding QRFP-like peptide receptor, translating into MNTTINRSGNCSFQWNPTTYKIGATVAYCLISVVSLVGNSCIGIIVYKTKTLRKPINIFVVNMAMSDLLVPLIYIPKQVAELYLNFWLKSGVLGNALCKLIPFIYVVSFIVSVQSLVLISVGRFGTVVFPLRSPLISTKRCPLFILASWIVATAAMSPNLFSYRLEKRNGEVSCVFNWEEAFGVSVSDTDVALAYYIGFVFTPIIVLILIYSVILFNLKLQKSPGQQSTDAIIQRKKRNTNVLKLAIAIVLGLVFCKLPLTIVYLAYSYATLPCGTLLYIEILKFLFISYCAVNPCICFAFCRNYREGLKRLTSQVFC; encoded by the coding sequence ATGAATACAACGATAAACAGATCCGGGAATTGCTCCTTCCAGTGGAATCCCACTACATACAAGATTGGAGCAACCGTCGCTTACTGCCTTATCTCCGTTGTTTCGCTTGTCGGAAATTCCTGTataggaataattgtttacaAAACGAAAACTTTAAGGAAACCAATCAACATTTTCGTAGTCAATATGGCCATGTCCGACCTGCTTGTGCCACTTATCTACATTCCCAAGCAGGTTGCAGAGTTGTATCTAAACTTCTGGCTCAAGAGTGGTGTCCTCGGCAATGCTTTGTGTAAGCTGATTCCTTTCATATATGTGGTCTCCTTCATTGTGTCCGTCCAGAGCCTGGTTCTGATATCAGTGGGTCGATTTGGAACTGTGGTATTTCCCCTCCGTTCCCCATTGATCAGTACGAAACGTTGTCCTTTGTTTATTCTCGCCTCATGGATCGTTGCGACGGCAGCCATGTCGCCAAACCTGTTCAGCTATAGGCTCGAGAAACGCAATGGAGAAGTATCTTGTGTTTTTAATTGGGAAGAAGCCTTTGGAGTATCTGTATCAGATACTGACGTTGCTCTTGCCTATTACATAGGTTTTGTCTTTACTCCCATCATCGTGTTAATCTTAATATACTCCGTCATCCTTTTCAACCTCAAGTTACAAAAGTCTCCAGGTCAACAATCGACTGATGCTATAATACAACGCAAGAAACGAAACACAAATGTGTTGAAGTTAGCCATAGCTATCGTGTTGGGGTTAGTGTTTTGCAAATTGCCCCTGACAATTGTGTATTTAGCATATTCCTATGCCACATTGCCTTGCGGCACCCTCTTGTATATTGAGATTCTCAAGTTTCTTTTCATCTCGTATTGCGCCGTCAATCCTTGCATCTGTTTCGCGTTTTGCAGAAACTACCGTGAAGGCCTCAAAAGATTGACTTCTCAAGTGTTCTGCTGA
- the LOC137981659 gene encoding uncharacterized protein, giving the protein MGGSKSIACDLLAHKIWSWCIARSIWLSAVHILGCTNVEADLLSRNCYSDHEWQMNPVIFQRLRAVFPALSIDLFASVLNAQWPRYVSWNPDPHATFVDAFSTPWMGEYFYAFPPFSLIHKCLKKIEAEQAEGVLVVPAWTTQTWYPRVLQLLT; this is encoded by the coding sequence ATGGGAGGTAGCAAGTCTATAGCATGCGACTTGTTAGCCCACAAGATTTGGAGCTGGTGTATAGCCAGAAGTATTTGGCTGAGCGCAGTTCATATACTAGGTTGCACTAATGTGGAGGCTGACTTGTTGTCAAGAAACTGCTATTCTGATCATGAATGGCAAATGAATCCAGTGATATTTCAGAGACTAAGGGCTGTTTTCCCTGCTTTAAGCATTGATCTTTTTGCCAGCGTGTTGAATGCCCAGTGGCCTAGGTATGTGTCATGGAATCCAGACCCCCACGCTACGTTTGTTGATGCATTTAGTACACCATGGATGGGTGAATATTTCTATGCTTTCCCTCCTTTCAGCTTAATTCACAAATGCCTGAAGAAAATAGAGGCAGAGCAAGCAGAAGGGGTTTTGGTGGTACCAGCTTGGACCACACAGACATGGTACCCACGAGTATTGCAGCTGTTAACATAA